The genomic window TTCATATTCTGGATAATGAAGAGCACCTAAAAGATCCCTATCAAAAAGCATCCATTATAGCCAATTATGCGAAAAACGAAAATTTTGACATCGTTTTTACGGGTTTGCAATCTGAAGATAGAGGTTCTGCTCAGGTAGCACCACTTCTTGCAGGTTTATTGGGCTACAATTTTGTCAGCACAGTGGTGGGTTTTGAGTATAACGATGATAAGATTACAGTAGAAAGAGAACTCGAGGGTGGCCTGAAGGCTAAAGTTTCCTTGCCTTTGTCAGCTGTTGTAAGCTGTCAGCTGGGCTTGAATACCCCTCGTTATCCAACATTGCCCAACATTATGAAGGCAAAAAGAAAAAAATTAGATACAGTCAATGTAGCCGATCTTCTTGATGGTGATGCTCTTGTTGAAACACAGAAAATATTTATACCTGAAAAGAAGGCTGGTGGTATAGTGCTTGAGGGAGAAGTTGATAAAATAGCCGATGAACTCATCCAGATCCTTAAAGAAAAAACACAGGTTGTAAAATAAGGAGGTAAACAATGAAGGCTTTACTTGTTGGAGAATATAAACAGGGTAAAGTTGAAGAATCCAGTTACGAGCTGGTGGGTTTTGCCAAACAGTTAGGCCTGGACGCTGTGATGTTTTTTGTTGCAGACGATGGTGCAGAGATAAAATTTGATGGTAAAGTGTATGTGGCAGATGCCGGCAAATATACAGAATACAACCCAGACCTTCACAAGGCATTGATTGAAGAAGTGATAAATAAAGAAAATCCAGACCTTATCGTTTTCAGTCATTCATCTTACGGCTGGGATATAGCATTCAGGGTTGCAGCTGATTTAAAAGTAGCCGCAATTTCAGAGGTTGTTGATTTTAATAAAGATGAAAAAACCTTTATCGTTCCATGCTGTAATTCAAAATTCAGGAGAGAGGTTAAACCCAAAACTGATAAAGTAGTGGTGACTCTACAGGGCGGAGCATTCCAGCCTGTGATGGAAGGTAGTCCTCAAATTGAAAAAATAGATCTTCCCGAAGCAAAATCCAATGTTGAATTTTTAGGTTTTGTTGAAAAAGAGAAAGTAGGCGTTGATCTGACATCAGCCGAAATCATAGTTAGTGCAGGCAGAGGTGTTGGCAAGAAAGAGAATGTTGAGATTGTTAAAGCCCTTGCTGATGCATTGGGTGGTGAACTTGGAGCAAGTAGACCTGTTGTTGATGCTGGATGGGTGGATCCATCGAGGCAGGTTGGAACAACAGGCCAGATTGTTGCACCCAAACTGTATATAGCATGCGGTATTTCTGGAGCAATTCAACATCTTGCAGGAATGAAAAAATCCAACTTTATCGTTGCAATCAATAAAGACAAGGATGCTCCTATTTCTGAGGTTGCCGATGTATTTGTTGCTGCAGACTTATTAGAGTTTGTACCTGTGTTAACCGAAAAACTAAAGAAATAAGGAGCCCCCCAATGGTCTATTTAGTAGAAGCCCTAAGAACCCCCTTTGGTAGCTTTGGTGGTGGCCTATCCACCATCAAAGCCCCTATTTTGGCAAGTGAGGTGATCAAAGCACTCCTAAAAAAGACATCCCTTTTGCCTGAAGATGTGGATGAGGTAATTATAGGTAATGTTGTCTCAGCAGGTGTTGGTCAGGCACCAGCAAGGCAGGCATCCATCTATGCAGGTTTGCCTGTAACCATTCCTGCAATGACAATAAACAAGGTCTGTGGTTCTGGACTAAAAGCCATCATGCTTGCTGCAGGCTCTGTAATGCTTGGTGACTCTCAGATAGTTATAGCAGGTGGAATGGAAAACATGTCTATGGTTCCCTACTATCTACCAAAGGCTCGCTTTGGATACAGGATGGGAACAGGCGAGGTTATAGATGGTATGGTCTTTGATGGTCTGTGGGATCCCTATGACAACATCCATATGGGTCTTATAGCAGAGCAAATAGCAGAAGAG from Hippea jasoniae includes these protein-coding regions:
- a CDS encoding electron transfer flavoprotein subunit beta/FixA family protein yields the protein MKILVCVKQVPDMESKFKIDASSKWYDQADLVYKINEYDEYAAEEAVRLKEKVAGSELVVLSIGPERVKDVIRKVLAMGADRGVHILDNEEHLKDPYQKASIIANYAKNENFDIVFTGLQSEDRGSAQVAPLLAGLLGYNFVSTVVGFEYNDDKITVERELEGGLKAKVSLPLSAVVSCQLGLNTPRYPTLPNIMKAKRKKLDTVNVADLLDGDALVETQKIFIPEKKAGGIVLEGEVDKIADELIQILKEKTQVVK
- a CDS encoding thiolase family protein; protein product: MVYLVEALRTPFGSFGGGLSTIKAPILASEVIKALLKKTSLLPEDVDEVIIGNVVSAGVGQAPARQASIYAGLPVTIPAMTINKVCGSGLKAIMLAAGSVMLGDSQIVIAGGMENMSMVPYYLPKARFGYRMGTGEVIDGMVFDGLWDPYDNIHMGLIAEQIAEE
- a CDS encoding electron transfer flavoprotein subunit alpha/FixB family protein: MKALLVGEYKQGKVEESSYELVGFAKQLGLDAVMFFVADDGAEIKFDGKVYVADAGKYTEYNPDLHKALIEEVINKENPDLIVFSHSSYGWDIAFRVAADLKVAAISEVVDFNKDEKTFIVPCCNSKFRREVKPKTDKVVVTLQGGAFQPVMEGSPQIEKIDLPEAKSNVEFLGFVEKEKVGVDLTSAEIIVSAGRGVGKKENVEIVKALADALGGELGASRPVVDAGWVDPSRQVGTTGQIVAPKLYIACGISGAIQHLAGMKKSNFIVAINKDKDAPISEVADVFVAADLLEFVPVLTEKLKK